In Variovorax paradoxus, a single genomic region encodes these proteins:
- the ccoO gene encoding cytochrome-c oxidase, cbb3-type subunit II, protein MNPNTPGSGGFTHEKIETNNLLMIVLILVVVAVGGLVEIVPLFFQKSTTEAVQGVKPLTPLQLAGRDVYLREGCYNCHSQMIRPFRSETLRYGHYSVAGEFVYDHPFQWGSKRTGPDLHRVGGKYSDEWHRIHLNNPRDVVPESNMPAYTWLEKTLVDAEALPAHMRALRRVGVPYSDAEIAGATEEVRGKTEMEATVAYLQSLGLALK, encoded by the coding sequence ATGAACCCGAACACTCCCGGCTCCGGCGGTTTCACGCACGAGAAGATCGAGACCAACAACCTGCTGATGATCGTGCTGATCCTGGTCGTGGTGGCCGTCGGCGGTCTCGTCGAGATCGTGCCGCTCTTCTTCCAGAAATCGACCACCGAGGCGGTGCAGGGCGTCAAGCCGCTCACGCCGCTGCAGCTGGCCGGCCGCGACGTCTACCTGCGCGAGGGTTGCTACAACTGCCACTCGCAGATGATCCGCCCCTTCCGTTCGGAGACGCTGCGCTACGGGCACTACTCGGTGGCGGGCGAGTTCGTCTACGACCACCCCTTCCAGTGGGGCAGCAAGCGCACCGGGCCCGACCTGCACCGCGTGGGAGGCAAGTACAGCGACGAATGGCACCGCATCCACCTGAACAACCCGCGCGACGTGGTGCCCGAATCCAACATGCCGGCCTACACCTGGCTGGAGAAGACGCTGGTCGACGCCGAGGCGCTGCCGGCGCACATGCGCGCGCTGCGCCGCGTCGGCGTGCCCTACTCGGATGCCGAGATCGCCGGGGCCACCGAAGAGGTCCGGGGCAAGACCGAGATGGAGGCCACGGTGGCCTATCTGCAATCGCTGGGCCTGGCGCTCAAGTAG
- a CDS encoding heavy metal translocating P-type ATPase yields MNATFAPDRVAIPALPTAAAAASEEAWQVLDDPAEWPAFGRELDAADGGHWESQVVVEGMHCAACAFTVEAALRQVPGVSEAQVNAASRRARVVWSPAQTLPSRWFEASAKAGYRLLPGSDRFVRELRRRESRLALWRWLVSGFCMMQVMMYAYPGYVARPGDMGADSALLLRWASWVLTLPVVLFSCGPFFRSAWRDLRLGRIGMDLPVAFGVLVTFAVSSAATFDAGGPLGHEVYFDSLTMFVFFLLTGRWLEARLRERTAGALDALMNRLPDSIDRLAADGGWTRVAVRRLAVGDLVRVRPGEAFPADGVVIEGDTSADEALLTGESRPVPRPCGDRVLAGSHNLSAPVRVRIESVGEGTRFAQIVRLMESAASRKPRLALLADRVARPFLVVVVASAAVAATLWWPTDPGRALMVAVAVLIVTCPCALSLATPAAMLASAGTLARGGVMTSNLQALEALASVDTVVFDKTGTLTGDVPRMERIYCRQGLRPGDALEVAAALAAQSLHPVAQALVNAWNAQFRSAPGWTAEQVAETAGQGIEGRMRRVRAPVDTGRHVRLGSAGFCDVAALEVDAAQVHLADEQGWLASFVLTEEPRADAAAAVAALRAEGLTVRLLSGDRVAAAREIAARCGIDFAQGGCTPEDKLDVLWRLQAEGRQIAMVGDGLNDGPSLARADASFAFGRSVPLSRAHADFVVLGDRLASIPQAIAQARRTLRVVRQNLFWAAGYNALCVPLAIAGWLPAWLAGLGMAASSLVVILNAARLSRGGEGAR; encoded by the coding sequence ATGAATGCCACGTTCGCCCCCGATCGCGTCGCGATCCCCGCACTTCCCACCGCAGCAGCTGCAGCCAGCGAAGAGGCGTGGCAGGTGCTGGACGACCCGGCCGAATGGCCCGCCTTCGGCCGTGAACTGGATGCGGCCGACGGCGGGCATTGGGAATCGCAGGTCGTGGTCGAGGGCATGCACTGCGCGGCCTGCGCCTTCACCGTCGAGGCCGCGCTGCGGCAGGTGCCCGGCGTGAGCGAAGCGCAGGTCAACGCGGCCAGCCGGCGCGCCCGTGTCGTCTGGTCGCCCGCGCAAACGCTGCCCTCGCGGTGGTTCGAGGCCAGCGCGAAGGCCGGCTACCGGCTGCTGCCGGGCAGCGATCGCTTCGTCAGGGAACTGCGCCGGCGCGAATCGCGCCTGGCCCTGTGGCGCTGGCTCGTGTCGGGCTTCTGCATGATGCAGGTCATGATGTACGCCTACCCGGGGTATGTCGCGCGGCCCGGCGACATGGGCGCCGATTCGGCGCTGCTGTTGCGCTGGGCTTCCTGGGTGCTGACATTGCCCGTTGTGCTCTTTTCCTGCGGGCCTTTCTTCCGCAGTGCCTGGCGCGACCTGCGCCTGGGCCGGATCGGCATGGACCTGCCGGTGGCCTTCGGCGTGCTCGTGACCTTCGCGGTCAGCAGTGCCGCCACCTTCGATGCCGGCGGCCCGCTGGGTCACGAGGTCTACTTCGACTCGCTGACGATGTTCGTCTTCTTCCTGCTCACTGGCCGCTGGCTGGAGGCGCGGTTGCGGGAGCGTACCGCGGGCGCCCTCGATGCGCTGATGAACCGGCTGCCCGACAGCATCGACCGCCTTGCCGCCGACGGCGGCTGGACGCGCGTCGCCGTGCGCCGGCTCGCCGTGGGAGACCTGGTACGGGTACGTCCGGGTGAAGCCTTTCCGGCCGACGGCGTGGTGATCGAAGGCGACACCAGTGCCGACGAGGCCCTGCTGACCGGCGAATCCCGTCCTGTGCCCCGTCCGTGCGGCGACCGCGTGCTCGCCGGCAGCCACAACCTGTCGGCGCCGGTGCGGGTGCGCATCGAATCGGTGGGCGAGGGCACGCGCTTCGCTCAGATCGTCCGGCTGATGGAGAGCGCCGCCTCGCGCAAGCCGCGCCTGGCGCTGCTGGCGGACCGGGTGGCGCGACCCTTCCTCGTCGTGGTGGTGGCGTCGGCGGCCGTGGCGGCAACGCTCTGGTGGCCGACGGACCCGGGCAGGGCGCTGATGGTGGCGGTGGCCGTGCTCATCGTGACCTGCCCGTGCGCGCTCTCGCTCGCGACGCCGGCCGCCATGCTCGCAAGTGCCGGCACGCTGGCGCGCGGCGGAGTGATGACGTCGAACCTGCAGGCGCTGGAGGCGCTGGCATCGGTCGATACCGTGGTGTTCGACAAGACGGGCACGCTGACGGGCGACGTTCCCCGCATGGAGCGCATCTACTGCCGGCAGGGTCTGCGTCCCGGCGATGCGCTCGAAGTGGCCGCCGCGCTCGCCGCGCAGTCCCTGCATCCCGTGGCGCAGGCGCTGGTGAATGCATGGAATGCGCAGTTCCGCTCGGCGCCCGGCTGGACGGCCGAGCAGGTCGCCGAGACAGCGGGCCAGGGTATCGAGGGGCGCATGCGCCGCGTGCGTGCGCCTGTGGACACAGGCCGGCACGTGCGCCTGGGCTCGGCGGGCTTCTGCGATGTGGCCGCGCTCGAGGTCGACGCTGCGCAGGTCCACCTGGCCGACGAGCAGGGCTGGCTCGCGAGCTTCGTCCTTACAGAGGAGCCTCGCGCCGATGCCGCCGCCGCCGTGGCCGCGCTGCGCGCGGAAGGGCTCACGGTGCGCCTGCTCTCGGGCGACAGGGTTGCGGCCGCGAGGGAGATCGCCGCGCGCTGCGGCATCGACTTCGCACAGGGTGGCTGCACGCCGGAGGACAAGCTCGACGTGCTGTGGCGGCTGCAGGCCGAGGGCCGGCAGATCGCGATGGTCGGCGACGGCCTCAACGACGGCCCGTCGCTCGCGCGTGCCGATGCCTCGTTCGCCTTCGGGCGTTCGGTGCCGCTGTCGCGCGCGCATGCCGATTTCGTCGTGCTCGGCGACAGGCTCGCCAGCATCCCGCAGGCGATCGCGCAGGCCCGCAGGACGCTGCGCGTGGTGCGCCAGAACCTCTTCTGGGCCGCGGGCTACAACGCGCTGTGCGTGCCGCTGGCCATCGCGGGCTGGCTGCCGGCATGGCTCGCCGGCCTCGGCATGGCCGCGAGTTCGCTCGTGGTGATCCTCAACGCGGCGCGGCTGTCGCGTGGTGGAGAAGGCGCGCGCTGA
- the ccoN gene encoding cytochrome-c oxidase, cbb3-type subunit I, with product MQEPKPPAAEYDDTVVRQFALMSVVWGVVGMLVGVVIASQLTWPELNLGIPWLSYGRLRPLHTNAVIFAFGGCALMATSFHVVQRTCQVRLFAPKLASFVFWGWQAVIVAAAISLPMGYTRGKEYAELEWPIGVLIAVVWVAYAVVFFGTIGRRKVRHIYVANWFYGAFIIAVALLHIVNGAVVPAGWMKSYSAYAGVQDAMVQWWYGHNAVGFFLTAGFLGMMYYYIPKQAGRPVYSYRLSIVHFWALIFTYMWAGPHHLHYTALPDWTQSLGMVFSLILLAPSWGGMINGVMTLSGAWHKLRTDPILRFLIVALSFYGMSTFEGPMMSIKTVNALSHYTDWTIGHVHSGALGWVGFISMGSLYYLIPRMYGRTAMYSTRAIEVHFWIATIGIVLYIAAMWIAGVMQGLMWRSINPDGTLTYTFVESVKATFPFYLVRVIGGVLYLSGMLLMAWNFWMTVISGRAARAEIPPPAMAHA from the coding sequence ATGCAGGAACCGAAACCACCCGCCGCGGAATACGACGACACGGTCGTGCGGCAGTTCGCGCTCATGTCCGTGGTGTGGGGGGTGGTCGGCATGCTGGTGGGCGTGGTCATCGCGTCCCAGCTGACATGGCCCGAACTCAACCTCGGCATTCCATGGCTCAGCTACGGGCGCCTGCGGCCACTTCATACCAACGCGGTCATCTTCGCGTTCGGCGGCTGTGCGCTGATGGCCACCAGCTTCCATGTGGTCCAGCGCACCTGCCAGGTGCGCCTTTTCGCGCCGAAGCTCGCGTCCTTCGTGTTCTGGGGCTGGCAGGCCGTGATCGTCGCTGCCGCCATCAGCCTGCCGATGGGCTACACCCGCGGCAAGGAGTACGCCGAACTCGAGTGGCCGATCGGCGTGTTGATCGCGGTGGTCTGGGTGGCCTACGCCGTCGTGTTCTTCGGCACCATCGGCCGGCGCAAGGTGCGCCACATCTACGTGGCCAACTGGTTCTACGGTGCCTTCATCATCGCGGTTGCGCTGCTGCACATCGTCAACGGCGCGGTGGTGCCGGCAGGCTGGATGAAGAGCTACTCGGCCTACGCCGGCGTGCAGGACGCGATGGTGCAGTGGTGGTACGGCCACAACGCCGTCGGCTTCTTCCTCACGGCCGGCTTCCTCGGGATGATGTACTACTACATCCCCAAGCAGGCGGGGCGGCCGGTCTATTCGTACCGGCTGTCCATCGTGCACTTCTGGGCGCTGATCTTCACCTACATGTGGGCGGGCCCGCATCACCTGCACTACACGGCACTGCCGGACTGGACGCAATCGCTGGGCATGGTGTTCTCGCTGATCCTGCTGGCGCCGAGCTGGGGCGGCATGATCAACGGCGTGATGACGCTCTCGGGCGCCTGGCACAAGCTGCGCACCGACCCGATCCTGCGCTTCCTGATCGTCGCGCTGTCGTTCTACGGCATGTCGACCTTCGAGGGGCCGATGATGTCCATCAAGACCGTCAATGCCCTGAGCCACTACACCGACTGGACCATCGGCCACGTGCATTCCGGCGCGCTCGGCTGGGTGGGCTTCATCAGCATGGGCTCGCTCTACTACCTGATCCCGCGCATGTACGGCCGCACCGCCATGTACAGCACGAGGGCCATCGAGGTGCACTTCTGGATCGCCACCATCGGCATCGTGCTCTACATCGCGGCCATGTGGATCGCCGGCGTGATGCAGGGCCTGATGTGGCGCTCCATCAATCCCGACGGCACGCTCACCTACACCTTCGTGGAGAGCGTGAAGGCCACCTTCCCGTTCTATCTGGTGCGCGTGATCGGCGGCGTTCTCTATCTCAGCGGGATGCTGCTGATGGCCTGGAACTTCTGGATGACCGTCATCTCCGGCCGCGCCGCCCGTGCCGAGATCCCGCCCCCTGCCATGGCCCACGCCTGA
- a CDS encoding FixH family protein, which translates to MNAATDSTMNAPAAEADKPWWRHPLLWMVIGGPAAVMIASFVTFWLAWHSPDALVSEDYYREGLEINKTLAVKKHLPALTGRDHAMTPAEDMSPVVRQAAP; encoded by the coding sequence ATGAACGCAGCAACCGATTCGACGATGAACGCACCCGCAGCCGAGGCGGACAAACCCTGGTGGCGCCATCCGCTGCTCTGGATGGTGATCGGCGGCCCCGCGGCCGTGATGATCGCCAGCTTCGTGACCTTCTGGCTGGCCTGGCACAGCCCCGACGCGCTGGTGTCGGAGGACTACTACCGCGAGGGCCTCGAGATCAACAAGACCCTGGCCGTGAAGAAGCACCTTCCCGCGCTGACCGGCCGCGACCACGCGATGACGCCGGCGGAGGACATGTCGCCGGTGGTCCGGCAGGCGGCGCCGTGA
- a CDS encoding sulfite exporter TauE/SafE family protein, with product MQLALAGAALLMGLAGGPHCAAMCGAASSAVIRIVPLPVAGRGAVAGFGAPGAFHLGRIASYAAAGAVAAASADSLALASTQVSALRPLWVLLHVFVFAWGAMLAVTGRQPLWARRIGRALESRLRPHAGGTWLGVLATGLLWVGLPCGMLYSALMLASLGNGPMQGGLLMALFAVGSSASLLIGPWIWLRLAGDGVRQAWGARLAGVLLAAAAAHAVWSDLIRQIDAWCR from the coding sequence ATGCAACTCGCGCTCGCCGGTGCCGCGTTGCTCATGGGCCTGGCCGGCGGGCCGCACTGCGCGGCGATGTGCGGCGCCGCCTCTTCGGCGGTGATACGGATCGTGCCGCTTCCGGTCGCAGGGCGGGGCGCGGTGGCGGGGTTCGGCGCGCCCGGCGCCTTTCATCTCGGCCGCATCGCGAGCTACGCGGCAGCGGGTGCCGTCGCGGCCGCCAGCGCCGACAGCCTCGCGCTGGCCAGCACGCAGGTTTCCGCATTGCGGCCGCTGTGGGTGCTGCTGCACGTCTTCGTGTTCGCCTGGGGCGCGATGCTGGCCGTCACGGGGCGCCAGCCGCTGTGGGCGCGGCGCATCGGCCGCGCGCTCGAATCACGCCTGCGTCCGCATGCCGGCGGCACCTGGCTGGGCGTGCTCGCCACGGGGCTGCTCTGGGTGGGGCTGCCGTGCGGGATGCTCTATTCGGCGCTGATGCTCGCCAGTCTCGGCAACGGCCCCATGCAGGGCGGGCTGCTGATGGCGCTGTTTGCAGTCGGAAGCAGTGCCTCGCTGCTGATCGGCCCATGGATCTGGTTGCGCCTGGCCGGCGACGGTGTCCGCCAGGCCTGGGGCGCGCGGCTGGCCGGCGTGCTGCTGGCGGCGGCGGCCGCACATGCGGTGTGGTCGGACCTCATTCGCCAGATCGACGCCTGGTGCCGGTGA
- the ccoP gene encoding cytochrome-c oxidase, cbb3-type subunit III, with amino-acid sequence MSDFISRFWSNYVAVISLLSILGCVILLWLTARKRVAPSADNTTGHVWDGDLREANNPLPMWWVGLFVLTIVFGLGYLAVFPGLGSFRGQSDWTSRGEYEAEVAKATQELAPVYAKYTAMPVEEIARDPQAHAIGERLFMGNCAQCHGSDARGSKGFPDLTDKDWLYGGTPERITESITKGRVGVMPPMAAAVGTSDDVKNVANYVLSLSGEPHDSVRAGLGKSKFTVCVACHGVGGVGNQTLGAPNLSDKIWLHGYGEAAIIQMINSGKRNEMPAQERRLTEAQIRMVASYVWGLSNSTAAAKP; translated from the coding sequence ATGAGCGATTTCATCAGCCGTTTCTGGTCGAACTACGTGGCGGTGATCTCCCTGCTGAGCATCCTCGGCTGCGTGATCCTGCTGTGGCTCACCGCGCGCAAGCGCGTCGCGCCCAGCGCCGACAACACAACCGGCCATGTCTGGGACGGGGACCTGCGCGAGGCCAACAATCCTCTGCCCATGTGGTGGGTCGGACTGTTCGTGCTGACCATCGTCTTCGGGCTGGGCTATCTGGCGGTCTTTCCGGGGCTCGGGAGCTTTCGCGGGCAGTCCGACTGGACTTCGCGCGGCGAGTACGAGGCGGAAGTCGCCAAAGCCACCCAGGAGCTCGCTCCCGTCTATGCGAAGTACACCGCGATGCCGGTCGAGGAGATCGCGCGGGACCCGCAGGCCCATGCGATCGGCGAGCGGCTCTTCATGGGCAACTGCGCTCAGTGCCACGGCTCCGACGCGCGCGGCAGCAAGGGCTTTCCGGACCTGACCGACAAGGACTGGCTGTACGGCGGCACGCCCGAGAGGATCACCGAAAGCATCACCAAGGGACGCGTGGGGGTGATGCCTCCTATGGCCGCCGCCGTGGGGACCTCCGACGACGTGAAGAACGTCGCCAACTATGTGCTGAGCCTGTCGGGCGAACCTCACGACTCGGTGCGCGCCGGCCTCGGAAAGTCGAAGTTCACGGTCTGCGTCGCCTGCCACGGCGTTGGTGGCGTCGGCAACCAGACCCTGGGCGCGCCCAACCTCAGCGACAAGATCTGGCTGCACGGCTACGGCGAGGCGGCGATCATCCAGATGATCAATTCGGGCAAGCGCAACGAGATGCCCGCGCAGGAACGTCGCCTCACCGAGGCGCAGATCCGGATGGTCGCGTCCTATGTCTGGGGGCTGTCCAACAGCACGGCGGCGGCCAAGCCCTGA
- the ccoS gene encoding cbb3-type cytochrome oxidase assembly protein CcoS gives MDILFLLVPLSVMLVLAILGGLWWAVERGQFDDVDTEGERILHGD, from the coding sequence ATGGACATCCTCTTCCTCCTCGTTCCGCTGTCCGTGATGCTGGTCCTCGCGATCCTCGGCGGGCTGTGGTGGGCCGTGGAGCGCGGCCAGTTCGACGACGTCGACACGGAAGGCGAGCGCATCCTGCACGGCGATTGA
- the hemN gene encoding oxygen-independent coproporphyrinogen III oxidase: MTSIALASGPVQAPLPIDLLRQFDVPGPRYTSYPTADRFVEAFGADDYVQALRHRRMAGPAASQLSLYVHIPFCESLCYYCACNKIVTRHHEWGRQYLAYLAREVELQVAQLGRSATGAQLHLGGGSPTFLDDAELGEFMALLRRSFAFVPGGERSIEVDPRTVDRHRLANLAALGFNRLSFGVQDFDPAVQQAVHRIQPASQVFALMDDARSLGFGSINLDLIYGLPRQNDASFGRTLAQVCALRPDRIALYAYAHLPERFKPQRRICPDELPDASTRVRMLADAIAKLTDAGYVYIGMDHFALPDDPLAVAKKEGRLHRDFQGYGTRPEGDLIALGVSGIGRVGATYSQNAKSLDEYRDLLDQGRLPVVRGLALSRDDLLRREVITALMCRGRVDFDATGEAFAVDFRRYFATEFAALGTLVADGLVRLSDHALEVTEEGWFLVRAVAMVFDRYCRSNRTRFSRVV, from the coding sequence ATGACTTCCATCGCTCTCGCTTCCGGGCCCGTGCAGGCGCCGCTGCCCATCGACCTGTTGCGGCAGTTCGACGTGCCCGGGCCGCGCTACACCTCGTATCCCACCGCCGATCGCTTCGTCGAGGCCTTCGGCGCCGACGACTACGTGCAGGCCCTGCGGCATCGCCGCATGGCCGGTCCCGCGGCGTCGCAGCTGTCCTTGTACGTCCACATCCCGTTCTGCGAGTCGCTGTGCTACTACTGCGCCTGCAACAAGATCGTCACCCGGCATCATGAATGGGGCCGGCAGTACCTGGCCTACCTGGCGCGCGAAGTGGAGCTGCAGGTCGCGCAGCTCGGCCGCAGCGCCACCGGGGCCCAGCTGCACCTGGGCGGCGGTTCTCCGACTTTCCTCGACGACGCGGAGCTCGGCGAGTTCATGGCGTTGCTGCGACGGTCCTTCGCCTTCGTGCCCGGCGGCGAGCGTTCCATCGAAGTCGATCCGCGCACGGTCGACAGGCACAGGCTTGCCAACCTCGCGGCGCTGGGCTTCAACCGCCTGAGCTTCGGCGTGCAGGACTTCGATCCGGCCGTGCAGCAGGCCGTGCACCGCATCCAGCCCGCGTCGCAGGTCTTCGCGCTGATGGACGACGCGCGCTCGCTGGGCTTCGGGTCGATCAACTTGGACCTGATCTACGGCCTGCCGCGACAGAACGATGCCTCCTTCGGGCGCACGCTCGCGCAGGTCTGCGCGCTGCGGCCCGACCGCATCGCGCTCTACGCCTATGCCCACCTGCCGGAGCGCTTCAAGCCGCAGCGGCGCATCTGCCCCGACGAGCTGCCGGACGCCTCGACGCGCGTGCGCATGCTCGCGGACGCCATCGCGAAGCTCACCGATGCAGGCTATGTCTACATCGGCATGGACCACTTCGCGCTGCCCGACGATCCGCTCGCCGTCGCGAAGAAGGAAGGGCGGCTGCACCGCGACTTCCAGGGCTACGGCACCCGGCCTGAGGGCGACCTGATCGCGCTCGGCGTATCGGGCATCGGACGCGTGGGCGCCACCTACAGCCAGAACGCCAAGAGCCTGGACGAATACCGCGACCTGCTCGACCAGGGGCGCCTGCCGGTGGTGCGGGGCCTTGCGCTGTCGCGCGACGACCTGCTGCGGCGGGAAGTGATCACGGCGCTGATGTGCCGGGGCCGGGTCGACTTCGATGCCACGGGCGAAGCCTTCGCGGTCGACTTCCGCCGCTACTTCGCCACCGAGTTCGCGGCGCTCGGAACGCTGGTCGCCGACGGCCTGGTGCGCCTGAGCGACCATGCCCTCGAGGTGACCGAGGAAGGCTGGTTTCTCGTGCGCGCGGTCGCGATGGTGTTCGACCGGTACTGCCGCTCCAACCGCACGCGCTTCTCCCGCGTGGTCTGA
- a CDS encoding cbb3-type cytochrome oxidase subunit 3 has translation MIDLTTLRIAATVVCFALFIGIVIWAYSRRNAPGFQEAARLPFEQD, from the coding sequence ATGATCGACCTAACCACCCTGCGCATCGCAGCCACCGTCGTCTGCTTCGCGCTCTTCATCGGCATCGTGATCTGGGCCTACTCGCGGCGCAACGCGCCAGGCTTCCAGGAAGCAGCACGCCTGCCTTTCGAGCAGGACTGA
- a CDS encoding YgaP family membrane protein, which produces MPFLTKNVGVLDRALRIGAGLLLIALAVRGTIGFWGYIDVVPLLTGVVGNCPGYTLFGVSTCPRDGR; this is translated from the coding sequence ATGCCTTTCCTGACGAAGAATGTCGGAGTCCTCGACCGCGCGCTGCGCATCGGCGCAGGCCTGCTGCTCATCGCCCTGGCGGTCAGGGGAACCATCGGGTTCTGGGGCTACATCGACGTGGTGCCGCTGCTGACGGGCGTGGTGGGCAACTGCCCGGGCTACACCCTGTTCGGCGTCAGCACCTGCCCGCGCGACGGACGCTGA
- a CDS encoding universal stress protein has protein sequence MPTPKSILLHLDGTARAAERIELARQLAETFDAEVTAQPCTLSALMRYPYAIEAAAEAVAIMQEIDKDARDRMHATFMQHSADSPRLHWVEAESDGPWGFGRRALYADLLILGQRDRNDPMDAELPGDFLPSVLVQSGRPALVLPYAGPIGPIGRNVLVAWKETRESARAVSSALPWLCKADRVDVVAYGEGAAASLQSLQAYLRAQGVGNIRLHPGGDKDDDVGNKLLSLASDLSSDLLVMGCYGHSRAREWVMGGATLSMLQWMTLPVLMSH, from the coding sequence ATGCCGACCCCGAAATCCATCCTGCTTCACCTCGACGGCACGGCCCGCGCGGCGGAGCGCATCGAGCTGGCCCGCCAGCTCGCCGAGACCTTCGATGCCGAGGTGACGGCCCAGCCGTGCACCCTGTCGGCGCTGATGCGCTACCCCTACGCCATCGAGGCCGCCGCGGAAGCGGTCGCGATCATGCAGGAGATCGACAAGGACGCGCGCGACAGGATGCACGCCACCTTCATGCAGCACAGCGCGGATTCGCCGCGCCTGCATTGGGTCGAGGCCGAAAGCGACGGGCCCTGGGGGTTCGGCCGGCGTGCCCTATATGCCGACCTGCTGATCCTCGGCCAGCGTGACCGGAACGACCCGATGGACGCAGAACTGCCCGGCGACTTCCTGCCAAGCGTGCTGGTGCAGAGCGGCCGGCCGGCGCTGGTGCTGCCTTACGCGGGGCCGATCGGTCCCATCGGCCGCAACGTGCTGGTGGCCTGGAAGGAAACGCGCGAATCCGCGCGCGCCGTGAGTTCCGCCCTGCCGTGGCTGTGCAAGGCGGACCGCGTGGACGTCGTCGCGTACGGCGAGGGTGCGGCTGCATCGCTGCAGAGCCTGCAGGCCTACCTGCGGGCGCAGGGTGTCGGCAACATCCGCCTGCATCCCGGCGGGGACAAGGACGACGACGTCGGCAACAAGCTGCTGTCGCTCGCCTCCGACCTGAGTTCCGACCTGCTGGTGATGGGCTGCTACGGCCACAGCAGGGCGCGCGAGTGGGTGATGGGCGGCGCCACGCTGTCCATGCTCCAGTGGATGACCTTGCCGGTGCTGATGTCGCATTGA
- the ccoG gene encoding cytochrome c oxidase accessory protein CcoG has protein sequence MTRKIIPIASSNPGAGGGEEVGLYEATKKIYPRSVCGMFARWRWAMVLLTQLVFYGMPWVEWGGRQMVLFDLAARRFYIFGLVLYPQDLIYLSGLLVISALSLFLFTTVAGRLWCGYACPQTVYTEIFMWVEQRIEGNRVARMRLDTEPMSLEKLVKKWFKHIVWIGIAMWTGFTFVGYFTSIRELGMAFLQTQMGSWEVFWVFFYGFATYGNAGFMREQVCKYMCPYARFQSAMFDGDTLIVTYDPGRGEPRAPRRKGPDPRTMALGDCIDCGLCVQVCPTGIDIRKGLQYECIGCGVCADACDTVMQKMAYAPGLIRYDTQNGMEAGWSRRQLLRRVLRPRVLVYTAILALLVAALLASLVMRTPLKVDVVRDRASLARIAEGGRLENVYRLQIMNATEQPQQYLIAASGLDGLSVSPDQPVGVEAAQSRWVAVRLQVPYGSAPPGSHTVHFSIREEGSGAQVSEKAAFLVPR, from the coding sequence ATGACCCGCAAGATCATTCCCATAGCGAGCTCGAATCCGGGCGCGGGCGGCGGCGAGGAGGTCGGCCTCTACGAGGCCACGAAGAAGATCTACCCCCGCAGCGTTTGCGGCATGTTCGCGCGCTGGCGCTGGGCCATGGTCTTGCTCACGCAGCTGGTCTTCTACGGCATGCCGTGGGTGGAGTGGGGCGGGCGGCAGATGGTGCTGTTCGACCTGGCTGCCCGGCGCTTCTACATCTTCGGGCTGGTGCTGTATCCGCAGGACCTGATCTATCTTTCGGGCCTGCTGGTGATCAGCGCGCTCTCGCTCTTTCTCTTCACCACCGTGGCGGGGCGGCTGTGGTGCGGCTATGCCTGCCCGCAGACGGTCTACACCGAGATCTTCATGTGGGTGGAGCAGAGGATCGAAGGCAACCGGGTCGCGCGCATGCGGCTGGACACCGAACCGATGTCGCTCGAGAAGCTGGTGAAGAAGTGGTTCAAGCACATCGTGTGGATCGGCATCGCGATGTGGACCGGCTTCACCTTCGTGGGCTACTTCACGTCCATCCGCGAGCTCGGCATGGCCTTCCTGCAGACGCAGATGGGCTCGTGGGAAGTCTTCTGGGTGTTCTTCTACGGCTTCGCCACCTACGGCAACGCCGGCTTCATGCGCGAGCAGGTCTGCAAATACATGTGCCCCTACGCACGCTTCCAGAGCGCGATGTTCGACGGCGACACGCTGATCGTCACCTACGACCCCGGACGCGGCGAGCCGCGCGCACCGCGCCGCAAGGGGCCCGATCCGCGCACGATGGCGCTGGGCGACTGCATCGACTGCGGCCTGTGCGTGCAGGTGTGTCCCACCGGCATCGACATCCGCAAGGGTCTGCAGTACGAGTGCATCGGCTGCGGCGTTTGCGCGGATGCGTGCGACACGGTTATGCAAAAGATGGCCTACGCGCCGGGGCTGATCCGCTACGACACGCAGAACGGCATGGAGGCGGGCTGGTCGCGCAGGCAGTTGCTGCGGCGCGTGCTGCGCCCGCGGGTGCTGGTCTACACGGCGATCCTGGCGCTGCTGGTGGCGGCCCTGCTGGCGAGCCTTGTGATGCGCACGCCGCTGAAGGTCGACGTGGTGCGCGATCGCGCCTCGCTGGCGCGCATCGCGGAAGGCGGAAGGCTGGAGAACGTCTACCGGCTCCAGATCATGAACGCCACCGAGCAGCCGCAGCAGTACCTCATCGCGGCCAGCGGGCTGGATGGCCTGAGCGTGTCGCCCGACCAGCCGGTGGGCGTCGAGGCCGCGCAGTCGCGCTGGGTCGCCGTGCGGCTTCAGGTGCCGTATGGCTCCGCGCCGCCCGGCTCGCACACGGTGCACTTCAGCATCCGCGAGGAGGGCAGCGGGGCGCAGGTTTCCGAAAAGGCGGCCTTCCTGGTGCCGCGCTGA